AACACAACAGACCTTCACTCTATGGGCCAAATGATCCAAGATGGAAAGAGAAATATCTTTGAAACAGTAATCGAAGTTGAAAATCCAAACAGAGACATCACCATCAAAGAAGACGCCGAAAACCTTGACGGTCTAAACTTCCTAGCAGGCAAAAATATGTCCTACGTCAACAAACAAGCTATGGAAGGCACAACAATGGCCCACGTAGGAGGCGGAGTTCCAAACATCAGAATAAAACTAGAAAAAATCAACGAAAGAAAACTAGCAGAACTCTTCTATTTCTTTGAAATAGCAGTAGGAGTATCAGGCTACATGCTAGGGGTAAACCCATTCAACCAACCAGGAGTAGAAGCCTACAAGACAGCAATGTTTAAACTACTAGGAAAACCTGGATATTAATGGTAGCAAAAAAATCGTAAGCGATTTTTTTGCGGTTCTCACAATATATCGAACACGAAGTGTGAAGATAGATTGATGAGAAACCTTATGCAGGGAACAAAAATTTATGCGACGAAAAGGAGCATCTATTTTTGTGAGTCGCTAGATAGAAATTTTCATCAATACAAAAAGACCTCAAGTGAGGTCTTTTTAATTTATCTTCTTTTCAACAGCTTTTATAAAGGTCTCTTGAATTTACGATCAGACCTAGTTTATAGTTGGCCTGGGAAAACTCTTCGAATCTTTTTGTCCCTAAGCCATACGATCCCTCGTCAGTCGCTTCGCTCTTTCTGTCGGGATGGCGCTATGAGCTTGGGACAATCTTAGTAAAAGTAATTATTTTATAAACAAATATCCACAGCTAGGCTATTTTCTTATTTATTAATCCTAATCACTTTAAAATTAGAATTCTTCATAAATATCTCATCATGGCTTATAACTATGACTAGTTTTCCCTTCCTATTAAGGTCACAAATTTGGTCCAAGACCTTGGCCTTAACTTCCATATCTAAGAAGTTTGTTGGCTCATCAAATATATATAAGGACTTGTCGGTTTTTATGGCGTGTTTTAATTGGGAGAGTTTCCTCTGGCCTGAAGATCCCTTTATCTTATCTTTCAGGGCACCGTATTCGCTTATGGTTGGGTTGGCTGGAACATAAACCAAATCATCAAATAAAAGACCCGAATTTTTATCAAGGACCTTGCCGTTGATTGAAATCTCTCCGTCATACCTTGTTGTAAGATTCATAATTGCTTCAATGAGGGTAGTTTTCCCTATCCCGTTATCCCCTACTATGAGGTTAATTTTGCCTTTTTCAATAGTTTGGCTAAAGGCTTGGTGAAGCTTTTCTCCTCTGCTTCCTAAGCTAGTGTAATCTCTTATTTCCAAGGATTTTATTTTTGACTTATCAAAGGTCACAGGGGTCATATTTATAAATTCATAATAAGAATCCATGGCAGGCTTGCCAGATACGTATTCTCTCCTGGTGTTAAAAGTATCAAGCATAGGATCCCAAAGGGAGCTAATGTAGATTGAAACAGCCGCATAAGAACCTGGGGTCATCTTGCATTTTATAATAAGGATAATCGAAATAATTGTTGTAAGGGTGATGGCCATATTTAGGGTTCCATAAACGAAAATATTATAACTCACGCTTTCATAACGGACTTTTTTAATGAGATTAGTAAAAAATCCTTTAAAAGAGTCTTTAATTGGTGGAAGCTGTTTATCTTCTAAAAACATCTCTTCCTTGCTTAGGTTGTTGGAATCTAAGAGATAACCCTTCATATTTTTCATATCGTCCAAATGGTTTGAGGAATAATCTGAAATCTTCTCCTCGCTCTTATATGAAACCACAGCTGCTATTGGCGCAATAATTAAAAATGAAATCAAAAGAAATTTCAAAGTAGAAAAACCATACATTCAAATAACAACAGACACAACAGAATTTAAGTATTTAGAAAAAGATAAAACAGGAACATACCAAATAAAGAAACTCTATCTAAACCCATACCTAGATATGTACAACAGTGAAATACTAAGCTATGAAATATCAAAACAACCAACAATAGAACCAATCCTGAAAGCCTTAGATAAAGCAATAAAGGTAACTAATAAAAGTAAAGAAAAAAGGATATTCCACTCAGACCAAGGCTGGGCATACCAGGTGAAACAATACACATCAAAACTAGAAGCTAACGGTATCACCCAATCTATGTCAAGAAAAGGCAACTGCCTAGACAACTCACCAATGGAAAACTTCTTTGGAATATTAAAACAAGAAGTATATTACGGAAGAAAATTCTACTCATACGAGCACTTAAAACAAACAATAGAAGATTTCATAAAATATTACAACGAAGAAAGGATAAAAGAAAAATTAGGATACTTATCACCAGTAGAATATAGAAAGAAAAATGCAGCATAAAAATTTCCTACCCCTAGGGGTAGGAAAGTAAAAAGAAATACCAGAGCTAGTTTAGTTCTAACTCTGGTATTAGGTCCAACTTTGTGGGGTCACCTTATTTTGCGAGATCTCTTTGTTTTATTTTTCTGATTAAAATCACAATTAAAATGGCGAGAACTATTGTGGTTACTATACTGCCCTCTACTCCAAAGCCACCTCCTGAGATTAGGTCGGGGCCATATAACTTTGTGGTAAAGTAAGTGACTCCTAGTGACTTGTTGCCGGAAACTGTGATGCCGTAGATGTTGGCCATAGTCATATTCCAGAAGGAATGGGCAGCTCCTACTATATAGATTGAATCACTTAGGTAAAATATTTGCGAAAATATTAGGCCTAGTAAAAATATATTTGCAAAGGCCATTGGACTAAAGCCTGCATTTCCTAAGTGGAAGATGGCAAAAATTAGGGAGTTGGCTACCATCGCCAGGCTGATTTTGCCCTTTACTGCCATTTGGTTCATTAAAATTGCTCTTAGTAAAAATTCCTCCTCAAATCCTTGGATTAGCCAAGCTGGGATGAAGAGCAAAAAGAGTTTTGTGTCAAAGCCCGATGGATTTTTGCTGATTTCTGCAAGGCCTGTCAGCTTTAGGATTAGGACAATTAAAGTTAAAAGTCCAAAGCCTAGCAAAATCCCCTTGCCATAATTTGAAATTTTTTTATCATCAACAAGGCCCAAAGAAAGATTTGATCTCTTTAGGATTTTCTTTGCAAAGATGTAGGCTAAAATTAGGGTTAGGGCTGTGGAATAAATTATCAAAAGGAAAAATAGGTCCTTTTGATAAAGAAAAGTGAAAAAATCATCCAAGGCCTCGATTTTTCGGCCAAGGCCCATTATTTGCCCGAGTCCATATTGGGGAATTATTACCAGAAGTGAAAGGATGACGGTAATAATGACCGGATTTAGGTCTCGGGTGGTCTTCGCTGTCTCTTTTATCGACTTATTTCTTATCATTTGACTAAATCCAAGGCACCGCCGATTATGGCGTTGATAAAGTCTCTTGACTCAAAAATTTCATAGCCAAAGAGCTTTTTCTTTAGGAAAATTTTCGCATCCATACTCTTAACTTCGGCATCGTCCTTGGAAAGCTCCTTCATATAGGCCTCGTGTTGGTTTTCCGCTTCGAGATGGGCGACCTTGTCAAAACAAGCGACATAATTTACATTTGAAATCTTTAGG
This genomic window from Anaerococcus murdochii contains:
- a CDS encoding ATP-binding cassette domain-containing protein; translated protein: MISFLIIAPIAAVVSYKSEEKISDYSSNHLDDMKNMKGYLLDSNNLSKEEMFLEDKQLPPIKDSFKGFFTNLIKKVRYESVSYNIFVYGTLNMAITLTTIISIILIIKCKMTPGSYAAVSIYISSLWDPMLDTFNTRREYVSGKPAMDSYYEFINMTPVTFDKSKIKSLEIRDYTSLGSRGEKLHQAFSQTIEKGKINLIVGDNGIGKTTLIEAIMNLTTRYDGEISINGKVLDKNSGLLFDDLVYVPANPTISEYGALKDKIKGSSGQRKLSQLKHAIKTDKSLYIFDEPTNFLDMEVKAKVLDQICDLNRKGKLVIVISHDEIFMKNSNFKVIRINK
- a CDS encoding IS3 family transposase; this encodes MQITTDTTEFKYLEKDKTGTYQIKKLYLNPYLDMYNSEILSYEISKQPTIEPILKALDKAIKVTNKSKEKRIFHSDQGWAYQVKQYTSKLEANGITQSMSRKGNCLDNSPMENFFGILKQEVYYGRKFYSYEHLKQTIEDFIKYYNEERIKEKLGYLSPVEYRKKNAA
- a CDS encoding CPBP family intramembrane glutamic endopeptidase encodes the protein MIRNKSIKETAKTTRDLNPVIITVILSLLVIIPQYGLGQIMGLGRKIEALDDFFTFLYQKDLFFLLIIYSTALTLILAYIFAKKILKRSNLSLGLVDDKKISNYGKGILLGFGLLTLIVLILKLTGLAEISKNPSGFDTKLFLLFIPAWLIQGFEEEFLLRAILMNQMAVKGKISLAMVANSLIFAIFHLGNAGFSPMAFANIFLLGLIFSQIFYLSDSIYIVGAAHSFWNMTMANIYGITVSGNKSLGVTYFTTKLYGPDLISGGGFGVEGSIVTTIVLAILIVILIRKIKQRDLAK